In one Modestobacter sp. L9-4 genomic region, the following are encoded:
- the aroA gene encoding 3-phosphoshikimate 1-carboxyvinyltransferase — translation MVEVWAPPSRHTPVDAVVTLPGSKSLTARALVLAALAAGPSRLVRPLRARDTDLMAAGLRALGVAVAEDGADWLVTPGELRGPAEVDAGLAGTVLRFLPPVAALATGPVRLDGDPRLRDRPNAGLITGLRDLGVRIDDDGRGRAPFTVHGTGAVRGGAVTVDASESSQVVSGLLLAAARYDEGITLTVAGSLPSLPHVEMTVRTLTEHGVRVTAVDGGWSVAPGPVAPLDRVVEPDLSNAAPFLAAALVTGGRVTVRDWPADTTQPGAQLDRLLTAMGADVVRTEVGLQVTGGDRVAPLDADLGEVGELTPVLAALCALADGPSRLTGIAHLRGHETDRLQALDEVLTAVGASVEQLPDGLVVTPGTLRPARLDSYADHRMVHAAALLGLAVDGVEVTDPGAVAKTLPDFTDRWAALVGAGLPEVVA, via the coding sequence ATGGTCGAGGTCTGGGCACCCCCGTCGCGGCACACCCCGGTGGACGCGGTGGTCACCCTGCCCGGCTCCAAGTCGCTCACCGCCCGTGCCCTGGTGCTGGCCGCGCTCGCCGCCGGCCCGAGCCGCCTGGTGCGCCCGCTGCGGGCCCGCGACACCGACCTGATGGCCGCCGGGCTCCGGGCGCTCGGCGTCGCGGTCGCCGAGGACGGCGCCGACTGGCTGGTCACCCCCGGCGAGCTGCGCGGCCCGGCCGAGGTCGACGCCGGGCTGGCCGGCACGGTCCTGCGCTTCCTGCCCCCGGTGGCGGCGCTGGCCACCGGCCCGGTCCGGCTGGACGGCGACCCGCGGCTGCGCGACCGGCCGAACGCGGGGCTGATCACCGGCCTGCGCGACCTCGGGGTCCGCATCGACGACGACGGCCGCGGGCGGGCGCCGTTCACCGTGCACGGCACCGGCGCCGTCCGGGGCGGAGCGGTCACCGTCGACGCCAGCGAGTCCAGCCAGGTGGTGTCGGGCCTGCTCCTGGCCGCGGCGCGCTACGACGAGGGCATCACGCTCACGGTGGCCGGCAGCCTGCCCTCGCTCCCCCACGTGGAGATGACGGTGCGCACGCTGACCGAGCACGGCGTGCGGGTCACCGCCGTCGACGGCGGCTGGTCGGTGGCGCCCGGCCCCGTCGCGCCGCTGGACCGGGTGGTCGAGCCCGACCTGTCCAACGCCGCCCCGTTCCTGGCCGCGGCGCTGGTCACCGGCGGCCGGGTCACCGTGCGCGACTGGCCCGCCGACACCACCCAGCCCGGCGCGCAGCTCGACCGGCTGCTCACCGCGATGGGCGCCGACGTCGTCCGCACCGAGGTGGGCCTGCAGGTCACCGGGGGCGACCGAGTCGCCCCCCTGGACGCCGACCTCGGCGAGGTCGGCGAGCTGACCCCGGTGCTGGCCGCGCTGTGCGCCCTGGCCGACGGGCCGTCGCGGCTGACCGGCATCGCCCACCTGCGCGGCCACGAGACCGACCGGCTGCAGGCCCTCGACGAGGTGCTCACCGCCGTCGGCGCCTCGGTCGAGCAGCTGCCCGACGGGCTGGTGGTCACGCCGGGGACGTTGCGCCCGGCGCGGCTGGACTCCTACGCCGACCACCGCATGGTGCACGCCGCGGCGCTGCTCGGGCTGGCGGTCGACGGAGTCGAGGTCACCGACCCGGGCGCGGTGGCCAAGACGCTGCCCGACTTCACCGACCGCTGGGCCGCCCTCGTGGGAGCCGGGCTGCCGGAGGTCGTGGCGTGA
- the rsgA gene encoding ribosome small subunit-dependent GTPase A → MSGRRMDSRSDEDDVRVRASRHGSRPRTRTRPAHEEAVPGLVVAVDRGRMTVRVQGPEGTPVEVTAMRARELGKHGVVVGDRVRVVGDTSGRTDSLARIVTIAERVTSLRRTADDTDPTERIVVANADQLVVVTSIADPEPALGFLDRCLVAAYAGGLTPLLVLTKNDLASAQPLLDRYAGLDVDAVPMSPEAPLEDLVTRLRDKTSVLVGQSGVGKSTLFNRLVPGAFRATGDVSKIGKGRHTSSSAVLLDLPGGGTLIDTPGIRSFGLAHVTAGDVLAAFDDLAEASVDCPPMCGHTTEDPGCALDPWAAAGPPARAERLASFRRLLAAVGQLTPGH, encoded by the coding sequence GTGAGCGGGCGGCGGATGGACAGCCGGTCCGACGAGGACGACGTCCGCGTCCGGGCGTCCCGGCACGGCTCACGGCCGCGCACCCGCACCCGGCCGGCCCACGAGGAGGCCGTGCCCGGGCTGGTGGTCGCAGTCGACCGCGGCCGGATGACGGTGCGCGTGCAGGGGCCGGAGGGCACGCCCGTCGAGGTGACCGCGATGCGCGCCCGGGAGCTGGGCAAGCACGGCGTGGTCGTGGGTGACCGGGTCCGGGTGGTGGGCGACACCTCCGGGCGCACCGACAGCCTGGCCCGCATCGTCACCATCGCCGAGCGGGTCACCTCGCTGCGCCGCACCGCCGACGACACCGACCCCACCGAACGGATCGTGGTGGCCAACGCCGACCAGCTGGTGGTGGTCACCTCGATCGCCGACCCCGAGCCGGCGCTGGGCTTCCTCGACCGCTGCCTGGTCGCCGCCTACGCCGGCGGGCTCACCCCGCTGCTGGTGCTCACGAAGAACGACCTGGCCAGCGCCCAGCCGCTGCTGGACCGCTACGCCGGCCTGGACGTCGACGCGGTGCCGATGTCGCCCGAGGCACCGCTGGAGGACCTGGTGACCCGGCTGCGCGACAAGACGAGCGTGCTGGTCGGGCAGTCCGGCGTGGGCAAGTCCACGCTGTTCAACCGGCTGGTGCCCGGCGCCTTCCGGGCCACCGGCGACGTCAGCAAGATCGGCAAGGGGCGGCACACGTCGTCCTCGGCGGTGCTGCTGGACCTGCCCGGTGGCGGCACGCTCATCGACACCCCCGGGATCCGCTCCTTCGGCCTGGCGCACGTCACCGCCGGCGACGTCCTCGCCGCCTTCGACGACCTGGCCGAGGCCTCGGTCGACTGCCCGCCGATGTGCGGGCACACCACCGAGGACCCCGGCTGCGCCCTCGACCCCTGGGCCGCCGCCGGCCCACCGGCCCGTGCCGAACGCCTGGCCAGCTTCCGCCGCCTGCTCGCCGCCGTCGGCCAGCTCACCCCCGGCCACTGA